DNA sequence from the Raineyella sp. LH-20 genome:
CTGGACATCAAGCAGTAGGAAGGAGACGCGCTCCGGCGTCGGTGCGTCATCGCCTGCGGTGGCGCACCGACGCCCGGTGTCATGCCCGCTCGCCGCTGAGGCGGCGGTTCGGCCCGCCGGTCGCGACACTGCGGACACGCTCGGCGGTCTAGCATCGCGATCAACCACAACCCACCGACGAGAGGCACTGACGTGTCGAACCTGAGCCGGGCCATCGAAGTGCTTGAACTGATGGCCGACGAGCCCGACGGCGTACGTGTCAGCGACGTGGCGACCACGATGGGTCTCAATCGCGCGATTCCCTTTCGGCTCCTGACTGAGTTGGTCCAGCTCGGGTACGCGATCCAGGACCCGGACTCCGAGCGATATCGAGCCACTTTCGCCCTCGGCAGCCTGGGTTTGCGGCAGCTCGAGTCGTCCGGCATCGTGGACTGGTCGCAGGACGAACTCGGTGCTCTCGCCCGAAGCTCGGGAGAATTGGTCCGTCTCGCGATGGTGAGTGATCACCGACTCCGGTTCGTTGCGCAGGCACAGGGAGCGAACTCGTCGCTCATCGTGCACAGCCCGTTGCGCCCCGAGCTGGCACTCGGCGCGACGGCATCAGGGAAGGCCTACCTGTCCACGCTGCCCGAGGCGACGGTGCGGGAGATCGTCACCGAGCGAGGACTCGAGGCCTTCACCAACAGGACCATCACCTCACTCGATGCTCTCCTCGACGAGCTGGTGCTCACCCGTCAGCGTGGCTATGCGGTGGTGGTCGAGGAGATGGAGGTCGGCGTCAACGCCGGCGCAGCTCCGATCATTTCCGGCAACGGAGGTTCCGGGCAGGCCGTCGGAACGATCAGCATCGCTGGTCCGTCCGTGCGTCTGAGCCGCGAACGGATCGAGGAACTCTCGGACGATCTGGTCACGACGGCGACCCGGCTCGGCAAGCAGTGGAACGTCTACCGCTACCTGCAGGCGTCGCGCTAGACACCGGCGATCGGCTGACCCCGGCGATCGGCTGACCCCGGCGATCGGCTGACACCGGGGACGTCGGGTGGTGATGATGGACACACCCGTCTCATCTCCGGAGGTCAACGATGACCGATCCATCCACCGAGCCCGCGCGGGTCCCCGACGCCGTACGGCTCGATCTCTACTCCACCATGGTGCTGGCCCGCACCTACGAGCTCGCCATCCAACGCGAGTATCACGCCGACAAGGGTCCCGGCTTCGACATCGGCAAGGGGCTCGTCCCCGGCGAGATGCACCTCGCCGCCGGCCAGGAGCCCGTCGCCGCCGGCGTCTGCGCCCACCTGATGGTCGACGACGCCGTCACCGCCACCCACCGCCCCCACCACTTCGCCATCGCCCACGGCGTCGACCTCAACCGGATGACCGCCGAGATCTTCGGCCGGGAGACCGGCCTGGGCCGTGGCCGCGGCGGCCACATGCACCTCTTCGACCCGTCCACCCACTTCTCCTGCTCCGGCATCATCGCCGAGGGCTACCCGCCGGCGCTCGGCCAGGCGTACGCCTTCAAGACCCGTGGCACCGGCAATGTCGCCGTCGCCGTCACCGGCGAGGGCGCCGCCAACCAGGGTGCCTTCCACGAGTCCCTCAACCTCGCCGCCCTGTGGAAGCTGCCCGTCCTTTTCGTCGTCGAGGACAACGCCTGGGGCATCTCGGTGCCGCGCAGCGCCTCCACCGCGGTCTCCTCCAACGCCGTCCGCGCCGCGGCGTACGGCATCCCCGGCGTACGTGTCGAGGACAACGACGTCGACGCCGTCTACGCTGCCGCCGGCGAGGC
Encoded proteins:
- a CDS encoding IclR family transcriptional regulator; its protein translation is MSNLSRAIEVLELMADEPDGVRVSDVATTMGLNRAIPFRLLTELVQLGYAIQDPDSERYRATFALGSLGLRQLESSGIVDWSQDELGALARSSGELVRLAMVSDHRLRFVAQAQGANSSLIVHSPLRPELALGATASGKAYLSTLPEATVREIVTERGLEAFTNRTITSLDALLDELVLTRQRGYAVVVEEMEVGVNAGAAPIISGNGGSGQAVGTISIAGPSVRLSRERIEELSDDLVTTATRLGKQWNVYRYLQASR
- a CDS encoding thiamine pyrophosphate-dependent dehydrogenase E1 component subunit alpha translates to MTDPSTEPARVPDAVRLDLYSTMVLARTYELAIQREYHADKGPGFDIGKGLVPGEMHLAAGQEPVAAGVCAHLMVDDAVTATHRPHHFAIAHGVDLNRMTAEIFGRETGLGRGRGGHMHLFDPSTHFSCSGIIAEGYPPALGQAYAFKTRGTGNVAVAVTGEGAANQGAFHESLNLAALWKLPVLFVVEDNAWGISVPRSASTAVSSNAVRAAAYGIPGVRVEDNDVDAVYAAAGEAIARARAGQGPTLLEVATLRMLGHFEGDAQGYRPELAEVASHDPIPAYARRLQDAGILDEDAIARIATSAAARVEAAITFAKESPLPDPADVLKYAFAEEA